CTCCAATGAGAACGCTTTAAATATGATAATCGCACAGCAAATAAGTGATATGGCTGTTCAGAATCAGAACGATACAGCCACTACGACGACCAGCACAACAAACACCAACAGCACCACCGTGGCAGCGGAGCAGCCCCCACAGACAATCACAACCACCACCACGATGAGCTATGTGAACGCGGTGCATGGGCTGTTCCCCCTGCCTCTAGGCAAGTCCTCGAAGGTGCCGCAAATGACGAAAGCCAAGACCAAGTTTAAGTTCTTGGGCAAGTTCATGGCCAAGGCTGTGATGGATAGTCGCATGGTAAGGATATCCTTAAGGCCCATTCCCAACTGTATCTAAACTATAATTAACCGTGTGGGTTCTCCTTAGTTGGATTTGCCCTTCTCGTTGCCCTTCTATCGCTGGCTGGTCAGCGAGGAGCACTCGATTGGCCTGGCCGATCTGATGCGTGTGGCACCGGAGGTGCAGAACACCTTGGTGCGTCTGCAGGATGTGGTGCGTCAGCGCGAATATCTCCTGTCTGATCCCAATCTGGATGCCATGGAGAAGACAGAGAAGGTGAGTGTTGATGCCAAATGAACCCGCAAATAAGAGTTCTAATTGTGGATATACTCGTAGATTGAGCAACTGGATCTCGACGGCTGTCCCATAGCCGATTTGGGGCTGGACTTTGTCTTGCCTGGTCACGCCAACATTGAGCTGTGTCGCGGGGGACGCGACACGCCCGTGACTGTACACAACTTGCGACAGTATATCTCCCTGGTGAGCTACTGGTTCCTCATCGAGGGCGTACAAAAGCAGTTTGAGGCACTGCGTGAGGGTAAGACTTGAGACAAATGCGATGAAGCCTTGAGCGTCGATCTAACTTGTTTCCCTTGTGGTTTTCGCGATAGGCTTCGATTCCGTCTTTCCCATACAACGCTTGCGCATGTTCTATCCCGAGGAGCTGGAGTGCGTCTTCTGTGGATCGGCCAatgagcagcagcaccagcgctGGGATGCCAAAATGCTGCAGGACAGCTGCCGTACGGATCACGGCTTCCACCAGGAATCTCAGGCCATACAACATCTGTACGAGATACTCTCCTCGTACAACCGCGACGAGCAGCGCGCCTTCCTGCAGTTCGTGACGGGATCGCCACGCCTGCCCACCGGCGGCTTCAAAGCCCTCACCCCGCCGCTGACCATTGTGCGCAAGACCCTGGATGGCAATCAGAATCCCAATGATTATCTACCATCTGTGATGACCTGTGTCAACTACCTGAAGTTGCCCGACTACTCCAACCGTGATGTGATGCGGCAGAAACTGAAAGTGGCCGCCAACGAGGGCAGCATGTCCTTCCATCTCTCTTAAGCAAATCAAAACCAGCAAAGAGCGGCAAAAACACTACCAACTAAGACAACACCCAAGACCAGAGAAAGCAACTACTAAACAAAAGAAAACCAGGGCATAATGGCATACTACATATATACCATATAATATGTAGTCGGTCCTCCCCCGCCCCAAAGTCCACGGGCACCATTTCTGAATTCGTTTCGGTGCCGTTTCACAAATCTTATTTCTGATCGTGTGGCTACTGCACCCCCTTCTCGTGTCCCTCTATTCTTCTCATTTCCTCCAGAGATCTTTCGATAGTAGCATCTCTGACTCGGAAAAATTCGCCCAGCTTTCGGCAAATTTTGCTAAATTTCAATATATGGATATTTCTTTTGATGCTTCTAAATTTCGGGAAATTGGGAATAGAGGGAAGTCCCAATCGACCATTGAATTACATGAGACACTGTTAagcaccccccccccccacacgcGAAAATGTTCTTAAATAAATTGCATAGTTAAAGAAAAGCGGTTATTCGGAAGACGGTATATAATTACAACCCCACACCCCACTTAAATTCAGAGCAGTTTATTCTTTTGATGTGAGAATAACGCTCGCGTTGTAGTTGAATTTGTTTTGGGATTTTTCTTATGCTTATGGTAATAATTTCATTaagtttatttttatttgttatGTCAAACAATGTGCTCTGGCGTTTAAATATGAGTTTAATTAATTTCTAAGCATACCTACCATGTGCATAAACGCTTATTAGTACCGAAGGATCGTAGAAGAAGGGTGATAAACGGAATACAAGGAAGTAGTAGCAGGAGGTAGAAGCAGTTGTAGCAGGCGGCTGGCGATCTCTGGATAGATCTCGCGCCAAGGCAAATGAGGATTAATTCAGTGAAGCATAGACATTTGGAGGAACACGAGATCCACCCTTGAGAAGTTACACTTAATGAATACATAATAATCTAATATATCTTCTAATCGATTGAAAAAAAATTCTGTGTTACAAAAGAAAAGTGAAGAGAAAGGCAGAGGATAATGGATAATGGAGTAATAGATAGGcagtttttgtttaattttgaaaaatctatgaaaagaaaaagataaagcgaaaggaaaagaaaacgCGTCAACTGGAGTTTAGAATTTAGTACTACATCCCCCTCCCGTCTTATACCAACTATGCATATAAATtacttatatatatatatatagaaatCAATATATTGTATCGTAAATTGTAACATTACATAAACGTATTGTACTGGAAGAAGAACCCCAAGCATAGAGAGACGCACATTTCGTGTGATCTGAAAACAGCAGTAGTAAAAGAAACGGAAGAATCCGAAGAATCAGCAGGAAAGCTAATAAATAATGCAGtttaatattaattaaaaaaaaaaaaaaaacaaaaaaactatCAAATGCGAAACCGATCTTACATTACAATATAGAAACATAAACCTTTTTGCAGTACTGATTACTGATTTGGTACGACACGACGAAGCCCGATACaagtaaatatatatatataaataatatatggataatataataataattattattaactGAATTCAATGGCATCTCCTGGGATGCTGGTCAAGTTACATATATAACAAACAAACATGCTAGCATTAAATTATcaaataatattaatattacATATTACATTATGTAGTAGTTACACCAACAACAAATACAACAATTGCTATATAaataataacaacaacaacaagaaggaacaacaacaacaagaaaaatCAAACAACCAACaagcaaaataaataaaaataaaacaaaaaaataaatgcaattttatttttaatgcACTTTCTAGGTCCCGAAGTCTCAAAGGTGAGAAGTACAGATTGAATGATATGGAATATCTTCAATATGGTCAATAGGGAATTCTCTTTTGCAGCATTCGCTTGGTCGTCTCGAGTCAAGCATCAATGTATCGTACTTGATGGAAATgacaagcttttttggcagaCGAGAGCGTTTTAACGAAAATGTCAGTGTTTGCAGTACATAGGTGGATAATTATTGAGTTATAAATCTATAATCTAGTTATGTTAACATACAGTAATCATAATGATTCTTCGGCGGCtggcccaaaaaaaaaaattatctAGCTCTACTGAAAAAATTGTCACCCTCAACTGGTGAGATCTCCTACCATCACTCCTTCGTGGTTTACTTAGTAGAATCTAGAATCGGGAAGCAGCCTGTCTATTTCAATTTCTTGAGGTGATTGCTTTGGACCCTGGGTCTCATTCTTTGCTCAACTGTCACTCAGTTTTTGAGCAAAAAGAATTGAAAGTTAAACACAGTGGCTATTGTTGATGGATTGTTGATTTTATGTTCTTTATAGATACTATAGCAACCAAGGAAGGGCTCCACTCGAGTAATCGATCCCTTAGAATATGTCCGTTTTTCCTAACAAAAAGTTTCCCTGGGTAACAGTTCTGTGGAAACCTGGCTTCCCTTTGAAGCAAACATGGATACAAAATAGAAAATCAGAAATACAAATCAGAATAGTCTCTAGCGCCACATACAAACCGGAAATCCTAGAAGTTTTagaatattatatatattaccCCCGAGCAGGCTCTATACGCAATAAAGATGAATGAAACGGACGACATGAAGACGTCATCGCTGAATGACTTCAAGATGGAGGCAATGGCCTCCATGGGGTGGACAGTGGATGCCGATATACCCATGGCTAATGCCGAAAATCTGGCCATACTGAAGGAGCTGGAGGGCATGAGGCTGCTCAAGCTGGAACTGATGCATCACATGAATACGCTGGATGAGCGGGATCAGGCGGTAGTTAGGCACACCAAGAACATTGAGGGAACCATCCAGCAGAATCTGGTAAGTAGACGGCAACAGCGCAGCAAATATAACCAAATAGTCTGCTCCCTTGCAGACGCTGTACAATTCGATGAAGAAGGACGTGGTCAGGGAGGCGCATAAGGTTCAATTGGTTATACTGGAGCACAACAAGATCAAAGAGGATATGCGCAAGACGCAGAAGGAGCTCGAAGAGTACACCGAATATGCAGAGTTCACTCAGCGCAAGATCTGCCTAAACAAACGGGAGATCGATGAGCTGACATCCCGCATCAAGAGCGCCAAGACCACGCTGCTGGAGTGGACGGAGGCCATGGAGGATGGCAACAAGGGCTACCAGTTGATCGAGAAGTACTATCTGGACGATCAGCAGAAGGCCCGAGAGCTGAACACGAAGCGCCAGCAGCTCCAGGCGGACATTGACAAGCGTCGCAAGTTGGTCGTCCAATTATACGACGAGCAGAACACCCTGGAGAAGAACCTGGAGCGGACGGCGTGCCTTTATAGGGCTGCCCACCTGGAGCGCCGTCAGATGGTGGACACCTGGAAGAACGCTGTCAACCAGATGACCCAGCGCGAGTATGACATCCAGCGCAGCGAGTCGGATTGCGACATGCTGATGGAGGAGGCGGCCGTCGTTACCCAGAAGTACAAGGAGCAGGACCAGCAGTTGGACGAGGTCATCGAAAACAATCGCCAGGTGGAGTACGCGATCGAGGGTCTGAACATCGAGACATCGGACATGAAGAACATGATCCAGCAAGTTATTGATGCGGCTATACTCAAGGATCGCGAGATCGACTCGCTGCGCAAGGAGCTGGAGAATCTGTCCAACAGGGTGCACGTGCAGCGCATGGAGAACCGGAACTTGGTCGCACAACGAGAGGCCAAGAAGCTGGAGATCGAGGGCTATTCGCTTGTCCTGGAGAAAGTAGAGGCGCGCCTGAAGTCAATCGAAAACAAGGCTCTGAATGCCGATCAGCGACTGAAGATACTCGAGGATATGATGGAGAGCGAGGAGGAGATGCTAAAGAATCTAGAAAAGGAGCAGCAAAACGTCAACGATCTACTCTTCCGCACCCAGCGACAGGTGTCAGAGCTGCGGGACGAGGAGAAGACCCTCCACATTCAGAACGAATCCCTCGCCTGCACACTGGCGGCCCTGAAGCGGAGTCAACGCCAAGTCACCCACGAGCTGCAGCGGCAGACCGAGATCCACTACAATCTGTGCTTCAAGTTTCTGGAAGTTGAGCGAAACTACGCCCTGATGACCGGCTCCCAGGAGGATCCAGAGGTGGAGGAGCGCAACCTGAAGATCCTGGCCAATTTGGAGCTCGAATTCGAGAAGCTGCAGCGCCTGATCGCCACCACGGAGGCGCAGAACAAAAAGCTCAATTACAACATGAACAACATGGTCATCCAGTACAACGCCGACGAGAAGGAGCTGGACATGGGGCGGTTCAAGATCAAGGAGGCGCAGGTCTACTGCGAGGGCACCGTGAAGCGACTTCGCATGAATCGCTTCGAGAACTCGGAGCGGATCGTCGAGTTGAATATGGTGAAAATGCGCTGCAGCGACCTGGAGATCGGCATCAACGGCTGCGACCAGGGCGCGTTTGATTTGGATAAGCATCGCCTCACCTTCCGGCGGGCCATCAAGGACCGGACCGTCGAGCTGCGCAGCCAGGAGGATGTCCTCCAGCTTAAGCGCAAACATCTCAACGAGGAACTGAGCACCATGAAGGCCGATCTCGGTGAGCGCAAGAAGCATATCGAGGCCATGCGATCGCGGTTCGAGCTCACATCTCGCCTGTTGGGCAAGAACGATGATGGTACTCTCGTGACCAGCACCCAGCTGAAGGTGGAGAATGCCCAGAACCGACAGCTGATGGCCGACGAGGGGGACGCCTTAAACAAGAAGGTACTCCAGGCCGAGCAGGAAGTGACTGCCTTGGAGAATACTTTGCGTCAATTCGATCGCTCAAACAATAAATACCGCAAGACCTTCGAGCCAACAGATGAAAACTCAAGGGGTAAGTCACCATACCGATCGATAGTATCACCTCTGATCGTCCTAATCTTCATTATCTTAATCTGGCTAGATCGGGAGCGGATCGAACAGGAGTTGCAGCTGATAGAGGAAGCCTACGCTCGCGATGTGGCGACTTTGAAGCATCTGCGTTGCAAGAAGCATCGATATGACCAGAAGTTCATGGCCTTGAAGGCCGAGGAGGATGAACTGCTCACACGCCTCGAACAGGCCAAGAACCAGCGGGCAGAGCACTCCGATGAGCTGGAAAAGCTGAACCGGGATATGGACGATCAGCGTTCGAAACTGGAACGGGCCAACCGCGAGATCCGCATGGAGCTGCGAGAGATCAACCAGCGTCCGATCAGTGACGATTTCCTGGCCAATTTCGAGCGGGACCTCAACCTGCAGGAGCTGGAGGCGCGCAACTCCAAGGGGCTGAACATGCTGGTGGACATGGCCAACAGAGATGAGAATGGCCCCGAAAT
This region of Drosophila miranda strain MSH22 chromosome 2, D.miranda_PacBio2.1, whole genome shotgun sequence genomic DNA includes:
- the LOC108154096 gene encoding coiled-coil domain-containing protein 39, whose translation is MNETDDMKTSSLNDFKMEAMASMGWTVDADIPMANAENLAILKELEGMRLLKLELMHHMNTLDERDQAVVRHTKNIEGTIQQNLTLYNSMKKDVVREAHKVQLVILEHNKIKEDMRKTQKELEEYTEYAEFTQRKICLNKREIDELTSRIKSAKTTLLEWTEAMEDGNKGYQLIEKYYLDDQQKARELNTKRQQLQADIDKRRKLVVQLYDEQNTLEKNLERTACLYRAAHLERRQMVDTWKNAVNQMTQREYDIQRSESDCDMLMEEAAVVTQKYKEQDQQLDEVIENNRQVEYAIEGLNIETSDMKNMIQQVIDAAILKDREIDSLRKELENLSNRVHVQRMENRNLVAQREAKKLEIEGYSLVLEKVEARLKSIENKALNADQRLKILEDMMESEEEMLKNLEKEQQNVNDLLFRTQRQVSELRDEEKTLHIQNESLACTLAALKRSQRQVTHELQRQTEIHYNLCFKFLEVERNYALMTGSQEDPEVEERNLKILANLELEFEKLQRLIATTEAQNKKLNYNMNNMVIQYNADEKELDMGRFKIKEAQVYCEGTVKRLRMNRFENSERIVELNMVKMRCSDLEIGINGCDQGAFDLDKHRLTFRRAIKDRTVELRSQEDVLQLKRKHLNEELSTMKADLGERKKHIEAMRSRFELTSRLLGKNDDGTLVTSTQLKVENAQNRQLMADEGDALNKKVLQAEQEVTALENTLRQFDRSNNKYRKTFEPTDENSRDRERIEQELQLIEEAYARDVATLKHLRCKKHRYDQKFMALKAEEDELLTRLEQAKNQRAEHSDELEKLNRDMDDQRSKLERANREIRMELREINQRPISDDFLANFERDLNLQELEARNSKGLNMLVDMANRDENGPEIIDLILQKGLKLPQHLKRTRSCVSWKTPSSSSQDAGSYISVSGKGFLAGISARSSVSDLSSLKDDSSNASVSGVSIVSLEFPTQK